TCCACCAAAAAAGAGAACGGCCGCTAGTAAGACAACCACCAAGACGATCAAAGTCATCAATAACGGTGACGTTTTTCGATTGCGAACCATGAAGATCCTCCCTCATCTTGAATGTTCCCCAAAAAATTAAATACGCAGGCAATTAATTTGGGGAAACAGGCACCATCGTCGTGCCTAGGCCATACCACATCGCCCAGAAGTCCACCGAGGACGACTCACCTCTCCAGTATCTCTTACTTGGCTTCGTCGATCGCCTTGATAAGACTGGCTTCCACGCCTTCAGCGATGCCTGCCAGTGCCGGATCGCCGATTACGTTCATCAGCATACTCGGCTTCGGCAACCCAATATATGTATTGCCATCTGCTTGATAGACGACAACCTTGCAAGGCAGAAAGTATCCGACAAGCGGGTTCTGCGTCAGCACCTTTTTGGCCTCATGGGGATTACACACCTCAAGCACTCGGTATGGCGTGATGAAATCCACGCCCTTTTCTTGCAATTTCGCTGGAAGATCCAGTTGCCAAAGCACTCCAAACTTGTTCACCTGCAAACTGACCTCGAGCGCTTGCACTGCTTCGTCCACTGTCTTCTTCGTCGTAACTGAGTAGTGAAAATCCATCCTTGTACCCCCTCATTATCTTAATCGCATCAACAAATCAATGGCTTCCTTGACGACCTTTTCCGCAGACTGTTGGCCAGCAACCTCTTCTCGGATACACTTTGCCATATTATTCCAACAACATGATGACCCGATCCACAGCAGACCGGATTGCTGTCAACTGGCTGACAACTTCCTTGCGGCTCTTGTCCTGCTCCATCATGCCGAGAACGCCTCGCACCTGAACTTCAATCCGTTTCAGCCGATTTTTCATCTGCTCATTGTATTCCATCCTTGTCATCCCCCGCTGTGACTATTCATATACCCTATACAGTAACTATCACGATACATCAAACATAAACCTTCTATCCCGATTGACATTCAAAACGCCTCCTATTTCACCGTTTTCCCTTGCCAAGCCATGATGCTGCCGGAGACATTGGTTACCTTGGAGAAGCCGCTTTTCTTCAGGACACTTGCCGCCTGCATGCTCCTCGCACCGATCCGGCATATCACCACAATTTCTTTGTTTCTTGATAATGCTTCGACCTCTCGACGGATTCGGCCGAGGGGGATATTTCGAAAACTTTGCACGTGCCCAGAATTGTATTCCTGGGGTTCACGAACATCGATAAACTCCAGCCTGTCAGCACCCTTCACCTGAAGACGTAATTGAAGTTCCCTCGAACCAATCGACGTAACACCTCTCGCCGGCTCCATCCGGCACACGACCATGAACACAACAACAATCAACAAGAGAATCCAAATAGAGTTTTGCATTTTTACCCATCCTACCAATGAAAAGCCAACAAATTGTCGTACAGCATATACGCAGCTACCACAATAATGATCACGGAAAATATGACTTGCAGCGCCCGCTTGTTCTTGCCCAAACGGCTGGATAGCAGCGTGCCACCAACACCTCCAACAATACCGCCTATCACATAGAGGACGAAAACCCACCAATCCACAAGCCCAGAAATAGCGTACGACACGGCTGTGGTCAGACCAAATGCACCAACTGACAACAGTGAGCTTCCAATTGCCTCAATCATAATCATCCCTGTTGCAAACATTAGGCCTGGAACAATGAGAAATCCGCCACCGATACCAAAGAAGCCGGAAACTATTCCCGTAGCAGCACCCGTACCAAGGACTCGGCCCATCTTGATATTCTGTTTACGCATGTCTGGCTCACCTTGTTGTTTTGTTCTCAACATCTTTACGGCAATCACAAGCATAAGAATTGCAAACAGAAACAGCAGGGCCTTCCCATCGACCATTTTGCCGAGCACCGATCCGCCCACGGCCCCAATGGCTCCTGGAATCGCAAACAAAATTGCGGCCTTCCACCGTACGTGTCCCGCCCGCCAATGGGAGATGAGGTTGATGAATGCGTTGACAGCCACAGCGAGAGCCGTAGTACCAATCACTACGTGGGCGTCATGAATTCCGACAACATATAACAGAAGAGGTACTGCGAGAATCGAACCACCGCCACCAATGAGTCCAAGGGTGAAACCCACCAATCCGCCAGATACAATCGCAAACACGGTCTGTACTGTGGTCATGTGTATAACAATCACCACATTGCCCCCTTTCAAAGTCATTCAAATATATACATATAGGTGTATGGGTATATAACTGAACAAATGAGTAGGCCGGTAAAAGAGCCTCCTATGTGGGGGGCTTTGCCCCTGCCTAAGAACTATTCGTTTAACCTACATTTGTGAAGAACTGGTAGACAGAGTCCTCGATCCCGATGCTGTTATGGGTATGAAGCTTGCTTGAAATACCACTATACCCAACGGGGTATAGTGTATATCTGAAAATCAGACATGTCAATAAGTCAATACCCGCCTGTCACTCCGGTGGAAAACGTTTTTGATGCCATTATTTTTGTTGTTGCTATGTATTGTGTAACTTCTATAAATCGACAGTAAATTCAATTAGCACATGGTAAAGTGAGGGTGGGACGTATAGCCTTTAGCACCTGCGACTGCTGCAGAATCACAGGACAAAATCGAATTGATGGTTTTCAAAAAACGCTTTAGTGATACGAAGATTTAGGTTACGGGGGATCACAAAGTTGAAACGGTTAATGTTGGTCGCCTCACTTGCGCTACTAGGAATGTTAATTGATTCGGCTTATGCCACGTCCAATCCCATTTCCCAAGCAGCGGTGGCTAGCCAGGAAGCGAATTATCTAACAAAGGTCTTTCAAGCGACCAACGCGCATGCCGTCGGATTTGTAATACACGACTACAGCACAGTAAATCATAGTTATTTGCCCTCAGCAAGTACCCAGCATCTAGCTATTGATGTCGCCAATAAATTAGGGCTTACCGGTCTACGAGGGAAAGCACAAATTAAAGTAGGGGAGCATCTCGTGGAATTAAGTGGAAGGTGGCCACAAATGGAGGTTTTGGTCGTTGTGAGCAGCTTGAATCATACTGTTATGGGCCATTTAGACCTGCAAAATGACACAACGGTAGTGATTCGAGCGGTATCTAATACCGACTCCCTGAAGTCGTTACAGTTACGGATGAACTCCATTGTAAACGCCTTGTCCGAATCACACATTACCCCACAAATTGATGCTTACATCCATGGCACACTTCCCAGTAAGCTGACTCAAACCCAGACTGCCAAGGTGGTTGCACACGCCCTCACAAGCGTAGACGCTCACCAGGTAGAGGCCCTTCAAACCCAAGACATATCGAGTGTATCCGCATATTCCCCCCAAGACTCTTTGTACATCGTAACTGGTCAAAGCAAGATGAATTTGCAGGTAGCACTTCACTTCGATCCGAACCAAGGAAACACGAACGTAGACGTCGGTGTTCCGTTCATCACTGACAATTACTAAGTACATAGTAAAATGAACCAGTCGCCATCAGCGAATTGCAGTCAATATTAAGTACAAACCATTGCTCAGTTTGACCACGTCGCCAACAACGGCCAATGCGATTTCCCGCATCAAAACCTCTTGCTCTTTATCGTCCTTTGCTCGAATAAAAATTGCATTTCCAGGATTTATTTGTTCAAGGGAATGTGAGAGTGTACCAATGAGAGCGTAAATCTGCATCGGATTACTCATGCCGATTCACCCAGTTTCGAAGCGGAGAATGCGTCTTTTTGGAAGTCTCAAGAACTGGGGTATGCCTTACAATTTGAATCATTCTTTCTTCGTCGCGAATAATTGGCACAATGGCAAAAGCGATACGCCCATCATCATAGTTTTTCCTCATGTAATGATATCTCTTAACGCCAAGACCTCGCGTCAGTTCAAACAAGATTGCCTGCCGCTGTCCAAAATTGTCAAGAGTCACTCTAAAGTGCTGGTGTTTCGGTTTTACCATCACCGCCATCCCTTCTGTTATGAGCATCTCCTGCCCCCGTTCGATGCCAACTCTATTGGATACAAACATGCCGTCAACGTACAACTCATGATTACGAATATGGATCTGTGCGACAGTAACTTCCGCTAAATCAGCGATAATTTGACCCTTCGTCATGCGAGACAATAGGACAAACACACAGATCCCACCAGCAATTCCCGCGATTACACGTAATGACGGAGAGTTATGTTCCATCACTTCCATAATTATGCCGATAACGAGTGCTACACTGAGTGCGGAATAGTTTCTGGCTTCAAACGTTTTTGAAATCCCATCAATGTAGGCGTGTCCTCGGTGCGTATACTCGACATCTTCCAACAAGAGCAAACTCTTCTGCTCCAATTGGCGAACTGCTTGGAACTGTCGAATGGCGAGGGCCAGAAATGTCACAGCAGTAAAGTTCCCCGTCATGATTGCCGGAACCATCACCGCCCCTAATAACGCCGCCACAAAACCCATAACTACCTGGTTCAGATATCCATTTGGAAACGTTGGATATTGCCGATAGTCTTCCCGGAGTGTAGCAATTCTGCTCATTGTCCCGCAGATAACCGCCGTGATAATTTCAACGAGATGTGGAGTCGAAAGTAGTTGTGAACGCACCTGACGCATCCTTCCAAAATTCTTCTAAGACAGTATTCCCATAAATGACATCAACATGCCAAAAATTCCACTCACCCAGCGTGAAGAGAATTGAGCCTGGAATGCCCACCCTCGTATACCACTATTTCACCAATGCAAGTCTGATAGCGTCGTGATAGGGTTTTGGCGATACACAACAACGCCGAATCCTGATAAAGGTACGGGGGACAACTCTTGGGGTGAATGTGCTTGCACTAGGGCAATCCCTGCCCGAACCCGTCAACTAACCTCGGAGGCATAAGGGGGACACCATGAGTAAACAGCGTTCTAAACAGATGACTCGTGTGATTCTATCGGGAGTCACTGGTCTAATGGCTTTGGGAAGTTTTTCAACGATCGCCCAGGCAGCAACCACACGTAGTGCCGTTGAGGTAACTCGGGCAGCATATCTCTTTTCAACTCCACATTTAGGTTCACACCGAATTGCGTTAGAATCAACGGGGAGTTCTCTACAAACCTTGTCGGGCAGCACGCAAGCTTGGTGGCACGTGAAAGATAGCTTGGGGCGAACTGGCTACATCACAAGGAATACCCACTGGACAACCACCTTGAGTGAAGGAACATCCGCCACGACAACAAGTGGACAAGTATCTACATCAACCGCGGGATCCGCAACCACTTCCAGCCAACTACCCCCTGGTGTCCGGTATGATTCTAGTGTTCACCCGCTTGCACCACTGAATGCAAGCTATCAGGCAAAAGTCGATGCCGTACTGCAAGTTGCCAAAGGCAAATTGGGTACACCATACATTTGGGGTCACAACGAAGATAGAGGACAATACGGATTTGATTGCTCCAATTACACTGCGTACGTGTATCACCACGCGTTAGGATATAAAATGAGCGGTGCATCTCAAGTGCAGTACCATAGCGTCGGCACGCCGGTTCCTATCAAGAACATGC
This genomic interval from Ferroacidibacillus organovorans contains the following:
- a CDS encoding DUF302 domain-containing protein, yielding MDFHYSVTTKKTVDEAVQALEVSLQVNKFGVLWQLDLPAKLQEKGVDFITPYRVLEVCNPHEAKKVLTQNPLVGYFLPCKVVVYQADGNTYIGLPKPSMLMNVIGDPALAGIAEGVEASLIKAIDEAK
- a CDS encoding sulfite exporter TauE/SafE family protein, which encodes MTTVQTVFAIVSGGLVGFTLGLIGGGGSILAVPLLLYVVGIHDAHVVIGTTALAVAVNAFINLISHWRAGHVRWKAAILFAIPGAIGAVGGSVLGKMVDGKALLFLFAILMLVIAVKMLRTKQQGEPDMRKQNIKMGRVLGTGAATGIVSGFFGIGGGFLIVPGLMFATGMIMIEAIGSSLLSVGAFGLTTAVSYAISGLVDWWVFVLYVIGGIVGGVGGTLLSSRLGKNKRALQVIFSVIIIVVAAYMLYDNLLAFHW
- a CDS encoding YIEGIA domain-containing protein; the protein is MRSQLLSTPHLVEIITAVICGTMSRIATLREDYRQYPTFPNGYLNQVVMGFVAALLGAVMVPAIMTGNFTAVTFLALAIRQFQAVRQLEQKSLLLLEDVEYTHRGHAYIDGISKTFEARNYSALSVALVIGIIMEVMEHNSPSLRVIAGIAGGICVFVLLSRMTKGQIIADLAEVTVAQIHIRNHELYVDGMFVSNRVGIERGQEMLITEGMAVMVKPKHQHFRVTLDNFGQRQAILFELTRGLGVKRYHYMRKNYDDGRIAFAIVPIIRDEERMIQIVRHTPVLETSKKTHSPLRNWVNRHE
- a CDS encoding C40 family peptidase — encoded protein: MSKQRSKQMTRVILSGVTGLMALGSFSTIAQAATTRSAVEVTRAAYLFSTPHLGSHRIALESTGSSLQTLSGSTQAWWHVKDSLGRTGYITRNTHWTTTLSEGTSATTTSGQVSTSTAGSATTSSQLPPGVRYDSSVHPLAPLNASYQAKVDAVLQVAKGKLGTPYIWGHNEDRGQYGFDCSNYTAYVYHHALGYKMSGASQVQYHSVGTPVPIKNMRPGDLVIMDKGGHVGIYVGNGQMIQEGGGLKKVGYLPLHPGSYWYKHITVVKRMF
- a CDS encoding capping complex subunit for YIEGIA encodes the protein MSNPMQIYALIGTLSHSLEQINPGNAIFIRAKDDKEQEVLMREIALAVVGDVVKLSNGLYLILTAIR
- a CDS encoding rhodanese-like domain-containing protein gives rise to the protein MQNSIWILLLIVVVFMVVCRMEPARGVTSIGSRELQLRLQVKGADRLEFIDVREPQEYNSGHVQSFRNIPLGRIRREVEALSRNKEIVVICRIGARSMQAASVLKKSGFSKVTNVSGSIMAWQGKTVK
- a CDS encoding YwmB family TATA-box binding protein yields the protein MKRLMLVASLALLGMLIDSAYATSNPISQAAVASQEANYLTKVFQATNAHAVGFVIHDYSTVNHSYLPSASTQHLAIDVANKLGLTGLRGKAQIKVGEHLVELSGRWPQMEVLVVVSSLNHTVMGHLDLQNDTTVVIRAVSNTDSLKSLQLRMNSIVNALSESHITPQIDAYIHGTLPSKLTQTQTAKVVAHALTSVDAHQVEALQTQDISSVSAYSPQDSLYIVTGQSKMNLQVALHFDPNQGNTNVDVGVPFITDNY